The stretch of DNA CACAGTGAGGCTCGCTCCAAGTGAGATTTTCAGCTCCGAACCCTCTGTCAGATTCAGCTCTGATCGTCTTGTCGTACAGGGTCGTGACGAGAAGATTTGCAGCGGTTCCCGCCTGTAGATCTCGATTTTGATGAAGTTGGTTTCGATGATGTCAAGTCTTGATGAATGTTCAATACTGAGTTGAGCGTCCATCAGGCAGGTTAATGGATGAATATGGCAAGCACTGCCCAAGCTACAATCTGGCAATCGATCATCTCCCCTGGCCTTTATAAAAGGAATCAGGGACGGCTCGTTCGTTACCTGACGGCCGCTGCCATGATTCTTGCGGTCCTCTTGGGTTCATGGACATTTTCTGTACGAATCTTTGACGATCTCGTGGCTCAGTTGGCTACGGCTTTTCCGGCGATCTCTAACTTTTCGAATGCCATTCGAATTGCTGTTCCCACAGTGATGGCAGTACTCGGAAGTTGGTGTGCCTGGAGGCTTGTGCACTATCCTGTGTTTGCTGATTTCCTGATTGAAGTTGAATCAGAAATGAGCCGGGTCACTTGGCCGGAACGGCCCGAACTCATGAAGGCGACCGGGGTTGTTCTCTTTGTGACAATTTCATTAAGTCTGGTTTTGTTTGGGTTTGATCTCTTCTGGCAATGGGTCCTGGGCTTGATTGGCGTGTTGCAGATTTACAGTTAGGCGACTGGAATCATGCGGACTGCTGGTATCGATGATGGAGGGGTTAACCCTTCAGATTCAGTGGATTGAACTGGGCTCTGCTGAGTTGCAAAATTTCATGGCTGCTGTCATGATGCCTGCTTCGCGCAGAATAGCCGTTTCTGGCTGGTGATCTATCTGGCTGGTAAAGAGTGTTTTGCGATCAATATGTCGGGAGGAGTCGTCATGGCGGTAGATGGGAAGGCGACAGAAGGAGTCGCTGGGGGTGCTTCCTCCAGTAGCTCAGAGGTTGCTTCGACCGAGAACGCCATGCACTGGTACGTTTTGAAGATTACGAGCAATCGTGAGAAATCAATTCGAGACAATCTCCTCAGGCGAATTCGGCAGGAAGGCCTCGAACAGTTTTTTGGTGAGATTCTGATTCCCACTGAAAAGGTCGTTGAGAATAAGAACGGTAAGAAGAAAGTTGTCGAGCACAAACTGTACCCTGGGTACCTCATGGTTCAGATGATTCTGAATGATGACACCTGGTACATTGTGAGGACGACTGGTGGTGTGGGTGATTTCACCGGTTCTGCCGGTAAGCCGACACCGATGCAGGATCACGAGATTGCTCGTATGCTGCAAAAGCAGGAACAGAAGCAGGAATCTGCTGCTCCTGCGATGAAAATTGAGTTCGCTGTGGGTGATATTGTGAAAATCAAGGAAGGGACCTTCGAAGGTTTTGAAGGACCGATTGATTCGATTGACGAAGCGAACGGTAAGATTAACGTGCTGGTGGAAATTTTTGGACGGTCAACACCCGTTGAACTGGAGTACTGGCAGGCTGAAAGGCCCTAGTTTCCGCTGCTGGTTGTTAACTCGCTCCAGGTAATAGATCTGCAATCCTTGTTGAAGCTGAATAGATATGGCCAAGAAAGAAGCGAAGATTAAGGCT from Planctopirus ephydatiae encodes:
- the secE gene encoding preprotein translocase subunit SecE — translated: MASTAQATIWQSIISPGLYKRNQGRLVRYLTAAAMILAVLLGSWTFSVRIFDDLVAQLATAFPAISNFSNAIRIAVPTVMAVLGSWCAWRLVHYPVFADFLIEVESEMSRVTWPERPELMKATGVVLFVTISLSLVLFGFDLFWQWVLGLIGVLQIYS
- the nusG gene encoding transcription termination/antitermination protein NusG: MAVDGKATEGVAGGASSSSSEVASTENAMHWYVLKITSNREKSIRDNLLRRIRQEGLEQFFGEILIPTEKVVENKNGKKKVVEHKLYPGYLMVQMILNDDTWYIVRTTGGVGDFTGSAGKPTPMQDHEIARMLQKQEQKQESAAPAMKIEFAVGDIVKIKEGTFEGFEGPIDSIDEANGKINVLVEIFGRSTPVELEYWQAERP